One segment of Cryptococcus neoformans var. grubii H99 chromosome 2, complete sequence DNA contains the following:
- a CDS encoding E3 ubiquitin-protein ligase CCNP1IP1, giving the protein MSTSSNNVLRCNNLKCRSFLSMEGQAVVTTCSHIFCISCATTLFASSLACPACNQSLQEPDDIVMTTLNPTNEYKASILAGLPPSTILEVTARAISFWTYQLSQESACQALILKNAQDRQVCTEKQLNNAFEDLQIANKKIVSLENELDANRRKVQGIINESHRKDRELSRLRGDLEKIKRKKPFNGVAQAGEKIVEQSDPERIFSAPTMNGSTPIYRSTGRFTASPHSTHNQIPFRSQSSDPYGPIVPPLFFGMNVGASKNGGSDRGSADRRFRAARMATTNGRANF; this is encoded by the exons ATGTCAACATCATCCAATAATGTACTTCGGTGCAACAATCTCAAGTGCAGAAGTTTTCTATCTATGGAGGGGCAAGCTGTGGTGACTACTTGTTCAC ATATCTTTTGCA TCTCTTGCGCGACAACTCTCTTCGCTTCATCTCTTGCCTGTCCGGCATGCAATCAGTCTCTTCAGGAGCC TGATGATATCGTG ATGACAACATTAAATCCGACCAACGAATATAAAGCC TCCATTTTAGCCGGCTTACCGccttccaccatcctcgAGGTTACTGCTCGAGCTATTAGCTTCTGGACATACCAGCTTTCTCAAGAAAG TGCATGTCAAGCATTGATATTAAAAAATGCGCAAGACCGCCAAGTATGCACAGAGAAGCAGCTTAACAATG CATTTGAGGATCTTCAGA TTGCGAATAAGAAAATTGTTT CTCTCGAAAACGAACTAGACGCCAACCGCCGTAAGGTTCAAGGAATAATCAATGAGTCACATCGCAAAGATCGCGAGCTTTCACGTCTTCGAGGTGACCTTGAAAAA ataaagaggaagaagccttTTAATGGGGTTGCCCAAGCAGGCGAAAAAATAGTAGAGCAATCTGACCCTGAACGGATTTTT AGCGCACCAACAATGAACGGGTCGACGCCAATTTATCGCTCAACAGGACGTTTTACTGCATCGCCTCACTCAACACATAATCAAATACCTTTTCGCTCGCAGTCTTCAGACCCCTATGGCCCGATCGTCCCCCCACTTTTTTTCGGAATGAATGTTGGAGCTTCCAAAAATGGCGGCAGTGACAGGGGGAGCGCGGACCGTCGTTTCAGAGCGGCTCGCATGGCAACTA CCAATGGACGTGCGAACTTCTGA
- a CDS encoding aromatic amino acid aminotransferase I — protein sequence MDAAFAIPSQTQSPVVGGLPKAQDMTRHLNRMTRHREPSALKELYKYMTVPGMITMAGGVPHPEVFPFETVSASILTYDAFPLDPPRVPEKPKKSLISWLFSSSQSQSNTVSFTIPKYGPNPGDPAAIQLSTSLQYQSATGPPALPLFLRQYVAKVYKPAYSDWDVLINIGATDGWSKICGMLLEVGDAILVEEWTYPGAENTFTPYECERVPIKMDGQGLLPEHLESVLEGWNESERGKKRPRVLYTIPTGQNPTGATMMAGRKKAIYDVCQKYDIIICEDEPYYCLYTGEWIPKGVESEKSILAQRRLKAEKKDGPDGNQAFLDALPPSFLAFDTDGRVIRMDTFSKTSAPGSRLGWITTSPIFVERLTRATEASTQAPSGFATALTTKMVQQWGFDGYIRWLRGIKATYNMRKTWLCDTFQDIFHLEFDSGNDLFPERSRTITCYSKQCRSLWDEKRGLHGPALITFIPPTAGMFVFLGIHFSEHPDYHDLLRSGEDATLILTNKLWKALADNLVLFAPGWGFDAGGEHAIGGKGYGYYRLAFSVASYEEIRDGIYRFSQILNKFFRI from the exons ATGGATGCGGCCTTCGCCATCCCGTCGCAGACACAGTCGCCGGTCGTCGGTGGTCTGCCTAAAGCCCAAGATATGACTCGGCATCTCAATCGCATGACAAGACATCGGGAGCCTAGTGCTTTGAAGGAGCTTTACAAATATATGACAGTCCCAGGAATG ATAACGATGGCGGGGG GTGTTCCTCACCCTGAAGTCTTCCCATTCGAAACAGTATCGGCCTCCATCCTGACTTATGACGCCTTTCCCCTTGATCCTCCTCGTGTGCCCGAGAAACCGAAGAAGTCGTTGATTTCCTGGTTgttttcctcttcacagAGTCAATCAAACACGGTCTCCTTCACGATTCCAAAGTACGGACCGAATCCTGGTGATCCTGCAGCTATCCAGCTGTCCACATCTTTGCAGTATCAGTCCGCGACTGGGCCTCCTgcacttcctcttttcttgcGCCAATATGTGGCCAAAGTCTACAAGCCAGCGTACTCGGATTGGGATGTTCTGATCAACATTGGTGCCACTGACGGTTGGTCCAAAATTTGCGGGATGCTGTTAGAAGTAGGAGATGCCATCTTAGTTGAGGAATGGACTTATCCTGGCGCCGAGAATACTTTTACGCCCTACGAGTGTGAAAGAGTCCCTATTAAAATGGATGGACAAGGGCTCCTACCCGAGCATCTTGAAAGCGTattggaaggatggaatgAAAGCGAACGGGGCAAAAAACGACCACGAGTTCTCTATACCATTCCGACCGGGCAAAACCCTACCGGCGCAACTATGATGGCTGGGCGCAAAAAGGCGATATACGATGTGTGTCAGAAATATG ACATCATTATATGCGAGGATGAGCCTTATTACTGCTTG TATACCGGGGAATGGATTCCTAAAGGTGTAGAGTCTGAGAAGTCGATCCTTGCTCAACGAAGGCTAAAGGCTgagaaaaaagatggaCCTGATGGTAATCAAGCTTTTCTGGATGCCTTACCCCCAAGTTTCCTTGCTTTCGATACTGATGGCCGGGTTATTCGCATGGAT ACTTTCTCCAAGACATCGGCACCGGGCTCTAGATTGGGCTGGATCACAACGTCGCCCATTTTCGTTGAACGTCTGACCCGGGCCACGGAAGCGTCCACCCAGGCTCCGAGTGGATTTGCTACAGCATTGACAACGAAGATGGTCCAACAATGGGGGTTTGACGGCTACATTCGCTGGCTTCGAGGCATTAAGGCTACTTACAACATGCGCAAAACATGGCTTTGTGACACCTTTCAAGATATCTTTCATCTCGAGTTTGACAGTGGCAATGACCTGTTCCCCGAGCGTTCAAGGACTATCACTTGTTATTCAAAGCAATGCAGATCATTGTGGGACGAGAAACGTGGTCTACATGGGCCTGCGCTGATAACATTCATTCCCCCTACTG CGGGCATGTTTGTGTTCCTCGGAATTCACTTTAGTGAACACCCAGACTACCATGACTTGCTTCGCAGTGGCGAGGACGCCACTCTCATCCTTACCAACAAACTCTGGAAGGCTTTGGCAGATAATCTG GTGCTCTTCGCTCCTGGCTGGGGATTTGATGCCGGAGGAGAACACGCTATAGGTGGAAAGGGGTATGGTTACTATCGTTTGGCATTCTCGGTGGCCTCCTATGAAGAGATTAGAGATGGCATCTATCGATTCTCTCAGATCCTCAACAAATTCTTCCGTATCTAG